A genomic region of Rhipicephalus sanguineus isolate Rsan-2018 chromosome 1, BIME_Rsan_1.4, whole genome shotgun sequence contains the following coding sequences:
- the LOC119399600 gene encoding uncharacterized protein LOC119399600, translated as MAPPVPKDGMDAADEASSSDRPRIVLPWSLRQQCLDEVGRSVWRWSKSLDEESEPRTPVTPVADNPFAECPLHVRQDLLECILDDEARSPAVRRVAELLLVCGVESFDLSCLDDCSTADLQFILTLLQQNGASLCQLTISGLWMYSPESEEIVKRLLTSARNLRVLRIQEMYRDTLEVLVRSCPLLQRLEVMHHSINADDIASVAQIVQREALPIQRSLMEVRLPSSVNGEGVINLIETFPNLQIIRCVYLEAVLDSLDARTSMSSREWWVRRLSRIHALQSGQSMGSGSVERLVAWFPGLEEVVLHVQEDMNLRDLAKLKRLRSLELRNSQTLPSSYTDDVLPLLALCGKRLLRLGLEHFDVVDLARTDIMCPELESLSLRWFILLGCSSPSVSSRAAAARPFQNLRELRLRPRVGRTVPREACELLLSHCQNIRHLELFCCTGLTDSLAAVLCKRNGFASLKSVRLRHGHGLSANGLQCFLSRASKLKFWNAGKITRRSSLSDDDEDMDGGIDNVRDE; from the coding sequence ATGGCACCGCCAGTACCGAAAGACGGCATGGACGCAGCCGACGAGGCGTCCTCATCTGATCGGCCGCGTATCGTCCTCCCCTGGAGTTTGCGACAACAGTGCCTGGACGAGGTGGGCCGAAGCGTGTGGCGCTGGAGCAAGAGCCTGGACGAGGAGTCTGAGCCCCGCACCCCGGTTACACCCGTCGCCGACAACCCGTTCGCTGAATGCCCGCTGCACGTCAGGCAGGACCTGCTGGAGTGCATCTTGGATGACGAAGCACGCAGCCCGGCCGTGCGACGCGTAGCTGAGTTGCTCTTGGTCTGCGGTGTGGAGTCGTTCGACCTCAGCTGCCTCGATGACTGCAGCACTGCCGACTTGCAGTTCATCCTCACTCTACTGCAGCAAAACGGCGCTTCCCTCTGCCAGCTGACAATCTCGGGCCTCTGGATGTACTCTCCTGAGAGCGAAGAAATTGTCAAACGCCTCCTCACATCGGCCCGCAACCTTCGTGTGCTGCGCATTCAGGAGATGTACAGGGACACGTTAGAAGTTTTAGTAAGGTCATGTCCGTTGCTGCAGCGTCTGGAGGTAATGCATCACTCGATAAACGCTGACGACATCGCTTCCGTGGCTCAAATCGTTCAACGGGAAGCGTTGCCGATCCAGCGTAGCCTCATGGAAGTGCGTTTGCCATCATCTGTGAACGGCGAAGGGGTGATCAATCTGATCGAAACGTTTCCTAACCTGCAAATAATCCGCTGCGTCTACCTCGAGGCAGTGCTGGACAGTCTAGATGCTAGAACCAGCATGAGCAGTCGGGAATGGTGGGTGCGGAGACTCAGCCGCATCCACGCACTGCAAAGTGGCCAGTCCATGGGATCCGGAAGCGTCGAAAGGTTGGTCGCATGGTTTCCGGGTTTGGAAGAAGTTGTACTGCACGTGCAAGAGGATATGAACCTGAGGGACTTAGCTAAGTTGAAGCGCCTCCGTTCATTGGAACTCAGGAACAGTCAAACGTTACCATCGTCCTACACCGACGACGTGCTACCACTTCTGGCTCTGTGTGGGAAGCGACTTTTACGCCTTGGGCTCGAACACTTCGATGTTGTTGATTTAGCAAGGACTGACATCATGTGCCCCGAACTAGAATCACTGTCGCTGCGTTGGTTCATCCTTCTGGGCTGCTCTAGCCCGTCCGTGAGCTCGAGGGCGGCGGCGGCGAGGCCGTTCCAGAATCTGAGGGAGCTGAGGCTCCGGCCTCGCGTCGGTCGCACAGTACCGCGAGAAGCCTGCGAGCTTCTGCTATCGCACTGCCAAAATATCCGCCACTTGGAGCTTTTCTGCTGCACCGGACTAACGGACTCGTTGGCCGCAGTTCTGTGCAAGCGCAACGGGTTTGCTAGTCTCAAGTCTGTGCGGCTACGGCACGGTCACGGACTGAGTGCCAACGGACTTCAGTGCTTTCTTTCCAGAGCGTCCAAGCTCAAGTTCTGGAATGCAGGCAAGATCACCCGGAGATCATCCCTAAGTGACGATGATGAAGATATGGACGGGGGAATTGACAACGTCCGCGatgagtga